Part of the Woronichinia naegeliana WA131 genome, CGATCACTCCAGCCAATCGTTCGGTGACGGGAACGGTAATCGGTTCGGCGGAATATGTGGCCCCAGAACAGATGAATGGTAAGGCAGTTAATGCCAGTGATTTGTATAGTTTGGGGGTGACTTGTCTGTATTTATTGACAGGAATTTCGCCTTTTGAGTTGTTTGACATTGGCGAGCATGAATGGTGCTGGCGTGATTATTTAGTTAACAATCCAGTCAAAAATAATTTAGCGAATATTTTAGATAAATTGGTTATTTTTGGCACAAAGAAACGTTATCAGGAAGTTGGAGAAGTGTTAGGAGATTTAGGCATTTCACCGAATCCACAAAAGGTGACACAAATTCAACCATCAACGCCAGTTATTTCGGTTCCTGCCACTCCTCCCCAAAAAGTGACGCAAATTCAACAATCAACTCCCGTTATTGCGGTTCCTGCAACGTCTCGAATACAAGTTTCTCCAAGCCTTCAACTATTAACAGAGACTTTACCTGGGGGAATTAAATTAGAACTGATTAAAATTCCAGCAGGTAGTTTTATCATGGGGTCAAATGAATACAACAATGAAGAACCACCTCATAAAGTCATTTTAAAAGAGTTTTATCTAGGTAAATATCCTGTCACTCAGGAACAATATCAGGCGATAATGGGGAATAATCCCTCAAAGTTTAAAGCTGGTTTTTTAGGACAGAAATCAAACCCGAAACATCCTGTCGAACAGGTTACTTGGAATGATATTCAGAAGTTTTGTGAAAAGCTAAATCAACTAACAAGAAAAAAATATCGTCTCCCTACTGAGGCGGAATGGGAATATGCCTGTCGGGCGGGGAGTCAAACCCGTTATTATTTTGGGGATGATAAAAACCAGCTAGGAGAATATGCTTGGTTTAATGAAAACTCAGGTGCAAAAACCCATCCAGTCGGACTCAAAAAGCTAAATGCCTGGGGTTTATATGATATGAGTGGCAATGTGTGGGAATGGTGTGAAGATCATTGGCACGATAGTTATGCCAATAAACCATGGAACATCAAAAACAATGGTAACGCTATATGGTCAGGTAGTAATGAAGTCCGTCATCTACTGCGTGGCGGTTCTTGGTACGTCAATGCGGGGTTCTGTCGCTCGGCGTATCGGAGCAGGGACCTTGCGGACATTCGGCGCAATCACTACGGTTTTCGGCTTGCTCTTTCCTTCTCTCCATGATTGCCTTTGCCCTTTTGCCTGGATTTTTGAGAATCAACATGGTACACATAGACTATCCGTGTTCCTGTAGGGGCTTAGTCTCCAAGTCCGATGTTTGATGAAGTAGAAGTTTGGTCTCCAAATCCCCAATCTTCAATTCCCACCCCATACTCCAGTTCCCCCCTTTTTAAGGGGGGTTAGGGGGGATCAAACCTTTCAAACAGAAGAAAAATGAACAATCTTAACGACACAGACTTTCATCTTCCTTACAATCCGCAATTAGTAGAAAGAGCTAAATATCTCCGTAAAAACATGACCATTGCCGAACAAAAACTATGGAAAAATTACCTCAAAAACTTCAAATATAGAGTCTTAAAACAAAGACCGATAGATCACTTTATTGTTGATTTTTATTGCCCTAGTTTAAAATTAGTTATTGAAATTGATGGCGATAGTCATTTTACCGATGATGCAATAATTTATGATCAGGCTAGAAGCGAAAAATTAAAAGGTTATGGTTTGCAAATAATTAGATTCACAAATCAGGATGTATTGGATAATTTTGAAGAAGTTTGTGAGATTATTGAAGAAATAAATCCCCCCAACCCCTTGAAAAATGATCTGTTAGACAAAAATTAGTGAAAGCCTTGCCGGAAGGCGATCCCCCCAACCCCCCTTAAAAAGGGGGGCAGAAAGAGAGTTCTCCTAAAAAGGAGGTTTGAGTTTTTGTTAGTTTGATTTTTACTCCCTGCGACTGAAATCTTGAGCTTGTAAGCTTTGTAAACCTCTCAACTTCGATAGAAACCCCAAATTTTTCAAAACGCAATAAGTATAAAAAAATAACAATAATTCAAAAAGTATATGACTTAATTAAATTAATACTTAATTTAGTGTATCTTCATTAGGCATCAATGGTAACAACTCCACATCCTCATAGATCAACGATAGTGGACATCGAAAATCAACACTGCTTAACTCCAAAATATCAGGATTTTCTTTACTAACTCCCTCCTCTGGATAACTCGTTAACTCCCACTTTCCCCTATTCATGCGCCGATAACAATCAACGCTCACCTTTTCCGAATCAATCAACACATATTCCTGTAAACTCTCTAACCGCCGATAATAACGAAACTTATCTCCCCGATCAAAGGCTGCTGTACTAGGTGACAACACCTCCACAATTAACACAGGAAAACAAATCACCTGACGCGATCGCCGATCCTGCTCATTGCAACTCACCACCACATCAGGATAAAAAAACGGCCCCTTTTCCGAAATTTGCACCTTAGCATCCGACATTCTCACCTTACAGCCCTTTTCCCGTAAAAAACCCCGTAAAGCAGTCGTTAAATTCACCGCAATATCATTATGGGGTAACGTTCCGCCTGCCATCGCATAAACCACCCCGTTAATATATTCATGGCGGATCGCTTGCACTTCTTCCCAGCTTAAATATTCTTCAACCGTCAAAAAAGATTCCCTAAAATTAGCAACCATTGTCTTTGTTCTAACTCCTTTGTAAAGGATTCAATCTCTGCCGCATTTTTCATCAGTGAATAGCTCAGTTGTATGAAAATTGCGATAAACTCAATCCCCATTAATTTTCACCGGCATGATAGGAACTACGCACCAAGGGCCCCGATCGCACCTGACTAAATCCCAAAGAACGGGCGATGGCTCCCAATTCCTCAAACTCTGCGGGTGTCCAATATTTCTGCACAGGTAAATGTTCTAAAGAGGGTTGCATATATTGACCCAGGGTCAGGCGATCGCAATGGATAGCTCTCAAATCCTGCATAGTCTGGATAATTTCTGCCCAGGTTTCCCCATGACCTAACATTAACCCTGATTTCGTGGCAATCTGAGGAGCAAATG contains:
- a CDS encoding endonuclease domain-containing protein, yielding MNNLNDTDFHLPYNPQLVERAKYLRKNMTIAEQKLWKNYLKNFKYRVLKQRPIDHFIVDFYCPSLKLVIEIDGDSHFTDDAIIYDQARSEKLKGYGLQIIRFTNQDVLDNFEEVCEIIEEINPPNPLKNDLLDKN
- a CDS encoding Uma2 family endonuclease — encoded protein: MVANFRESFLTVEEYLSWEEVQAIRHEYINGVVYAMAGGTLPHNDIAVNLTTALRGFLREKGCKVRMSDAKVQISEKGPFFYPDVVVSCNEQDRRSRQVICFPVLIVEVLSPSTAAFDRGDKFRYYRRLESLQEYVLIDSEKVSVDCYRRMNRGKWELTSYPEEGVSKENPDILELSSVDFRCPLSLIYEDVELLPLMPNEDTLN
- a CDS encoding bifunctional serine/threonine-protein kinase/formylglycine-generating enzyme family protein, producing the protein MATQCLNPDCLVVNAETHRFCQKCGQKLWLKDRYQALKLIGQGGFGKTFLAIDHDKPSKPRCVIKQFFPQSQGTGALQKAAELFAEEAKRLDELGKHPQIPELLAYFIHEDQRQYLVQEYIEGENLEQELKSLGVFNEAKIRALLMDLLPVLGFIHQRGVIHRDIKPENIIRRKQDNKLALVDFGAAKAITPANRSVTGTVIGSAEYVAPEQMNGKAVNASDLYSLGVTCLYLLTGISPFELFDIGEHEWCWRDYLVNNPVKNNLANILDKLVIFGTKKRYQEVGEVLGDLGISPNPQKVTQIQPSTPVISVPATPPQKVTQIQQSTPVIAVPATSRIQVSPSLQLLTETLPGGIKLELIKIPAGSFIMGSNEYNNEEPPHKVILKEFYLGKYPVTQEQYQAIMGNNPSKFKAGFLGQKSNPKHPVEQVTWNDIQKFCEKLNQLTRKKYRLPTEAEWEYACRAGSQTRYYFGDDKNQLGEYAWFNENSGAKTHPVGLKKLNAWGLYDMSGNVWEWCEDHWHDSYANKPWNIKNNGNAIWSGSNEVRHLLRGGSWYVNAGFCRSAYRSRDLADIRRNHYGFRLALSFSP